The genomic segment CACCTTGGCCGGCTCCACCCCAAAGCTGACCAGTCGGCTAACGCCTTTGGTCGAACGGATGGGCGCCCAACTCGGCGCCGAGTCGCCCTGGCCCAGGCGGATGAACAGGTAGCGCGGGAACAGGGGTTCATCAGCAACCGTCAGCACGCCTTGGCGGAGCTTTTCGGCTGGGAGGGTGGGTAAATAGCACTGAAACCCTTGGCGCCGGAGGTTATCCAGGGCGCACTTTTCCTGCCTGGGCTTGGTATGGACGAGATACCAGTGCATGACCACCTCCGAAGGTTATTTTTATTGTCAACATTTTACCCTTCGGTATTGCGGTGCGGCAATGAATCTGACCTACTGCGCCGGAGCCTCCCCCTCGGGCGACTCTTCGAATTCGCCATCGGCCTCCAGTTGCTGCTGTACCGCCTCTTCCATGCTCACGGTATTCACCACCAGTTCGAAATGCTCGAGGATTTCGGGTTCGTGCCGGGTGATGTAGCTTTTGACGGCATCGTTGCCGAGCAGCTTGGTCAGGTAGCCCTTGGCCACCACCAGATTGAGCAGGTCAGAGCCGTAGTTTTCTTCGGCGTCCTTGTACTGGGTCTGCACCTGGCTCATTTCTTTCTCCAGCTTGACGATCTGCTCGATGGGCGCCAGCTGCTTATCACGCTCGGGGGGTTTGAAGTCGGTGCGCTGTTCCGGCGGCGAGGCCTTGAGCAAGGCATCGGCATGGGCCACGGTGATGGTGTTGCTGGCCACCATCAGCTCCACCGCTTCCACCTGCCGGGCGGCCTTCATGTTGCGCAGTACCCGGGTCACGTCCGGTGTGAATTGCTTGTCCTGCAGACGAGCAATCGCTTCGGGGCAAATGCCTTCGAGCAGGTTGATGCGCCGGTTGATGGAACTCAGGTTCACACCAAAGGCCCGGGCCAGGCGTTCCTTGCTGACGCCACGATCGATGGCGCGGCGGATCATGTAATGCTCCTGGATGGTGGAGAGCCGGTTGATGCGGTGGTTGTAGGTGTAGGTCTCGTCGTCCTTGGCGATCAGGCAGGGGGCCTCGTGGACACCGAGATCCTTCAGTGCCAGCACCCGCAAATGGCCATCAAGCAGGATGAATTCCGGCTTGGCCGGATCGTGCTGGATGACCGACAAGGGTTCGATCAGCCCAATTTCGTGGATGGATGAGACGACCTGCTTGTACTTGCGGGTGCTCATCACCCCGTCTGGGATGCGCTTGCTGGGCATCAGGGTGTCAAGCGGGATCTGGTAGGTTTCCAGATCGAAGCCCAGCAAAGTGTTGAGCGGGGCCGTGGGCAGGTTTGGCCCCTCTTCAGTTTCGTCGGCCTGGTGGATGCCGGGGTACATCGGTGTGATGTTGGGTTGTGCATTCATGGCGGGATTCATGCTGGGGCTCCATTCAGGTTGTCGATGCGCTCAGCGAGGTACTTGGGCAACGTGTCCAGTCCCTCGGCGCGTAGCAGATTGACGAAATGCTCATCGGCGAAGAGTTTTTTGAGGCCCTGCACCACCAGCAGCAGGCGCTGGTGGGCGTGCTCGGCCTTGAGGACCATCTTGCGCTGGCGCTCGACTTCGCGCTGGTAGGTGCGCACCAGGCTGTAGCTGGAGGTGGGCGGTTTGATCCGCGCAGGATCGGGGGAGCCTGGGCCGTAGGCCTGGCGTTTTTCGACGAGGCGTTTGGTCTCGATGATCTGGCGCCGGTTGAGCTGGCCGTTCTCGTAAGCCTCCTGGAGCATTTCGCCCAGGCTCTCGTCATCGTCCTTGGCGCGGGCGATTTCCAAAGCCGTGGTCAGCGGGATGGCGCCGCGTTGCACGCCTTCGATCAGGCGCTCTTCGCCTTGATCGAGCAGGAAGACGATGTCCTTGACGTACTTGGGCGAGAGGCCGGTTTTGTGGATGATGGTGTCGGCGTCGTAGCCGCGTTTGCGCAGGATTTCGATGTCGGCCAGGATTTCCAGCGGCCGGTGGCCACGCCGGGCGATGTTCT from the Ferrovum sp. JA12 genome contains:
- the rfaH gene encoding transcription/translation regulatory transformer protein RfaH, with protein sequence MHWYLVHTKPRQEKCALDNLRRQGFQCYLPTLPAEKLRQGVLTVADEPLFPRYLFIRLGQGDSAPSWAPIRSTKGVSRLVSFGVEPAKVADSLVEALRAQEASVQAEPARLFKPGERVRLTEAPFAGIEGIYQMADGERRVMVLIELLSKQVRVRVAPANLRKIG
- a CDS encoding plasmid partitioning protein RepB C-terminal domain-containing protein; amino-acid sequence: MNPAMNAQPNITPMYPGIHQADETEEGPNLPTAPLNTLLGFDLETYQIPLDTLMPSKRIPDGVMSTRKYKQVVSSIHEIGLIEPLSVIQHDPAKPEFILLDGHLRVLALKDLGVHEAPCLIAKDDETYTYNHRINRLSTIQEHYMIRRAIDRGVSKERLARAFGVNLSSINRRINLLEGICPEAIARLQDKQFTPDVTRVLRNMKAARQVEAVELMVASNTITVAHADALLKASPPEQRTDFKPPERDKQLAPIEQIVKLEKEMSQVQTQYKDAEENYGSDLLNLVVAKGYLTKLLGNDAVKSYITRHEPEILEHFELVVNTVSMEEAVQQQLEADGEFEESPEGEAPAQ
- a CDS encoding plasmid partitioning protein RepB C-terminal domain-containing protein, yielding MLTGTPETVTLIPIARVEILNSRERNMKIFEEIVENIKTIGLKKPITVTERAGDDGHPKYLLVCGEGRLNAFRVLGETHIPALVVDVSDEDAFIMSLAENIARRGHRPLEILADIEILRKRGYDADTIIHKTGLSPKYVKDIVFLLDQGEERLIEGVQRGAIPLTTALEIARAKDDDESLGEMLQEAYENGQLNRRQIIETKRLVEKRQAYGPGSPDPARIKPPTSSYSLVRTYQREVERQRKMVLKAEHAHQRLLLVVQGLKKLFADEHFVNLLRAEGLDTLPKYLAERIDNLNGAPA